The bacterium region CGGTGAGGGTCTTCAAAGGTGGATATGTCACGGAAGGTTTCGAAATTAAAGATGACTAAATCGGCATAGGCATCAGGTTTTAATATGCCGCGGTCGGTCCAGCCTAATCGCTGAGCAGGAAGAGACGTCATCTTTCTTACGGCATCCTCTAAAGTTAGGAGCGGTGTTTCTTTCACGTAATTGGCGAAGATTCGGGGGAATGTGCCATACGATCGAGGGTGCGGCCGTTCGGCGCTCATGGGGCCATCGGGTAAAGTACCGATCGCATCTGAACCGATCATTGTATGCGGATACTTCAGCACTGTTTGCACGTCCTCTTCACTCAAGCTAAAATGTCCTGCGCTCACAAACCCATGTTCATCAGCGAGAAGATCGAGCACGAATTCCTCCGGCTCCTGCTCCATCATACCGGCAGCCGCAAAGATCGTATGCCCCTGCAAATACCGATGATGCTGCGCGTTACCGATTACTACCCGAGACCAATCGGTATTTTCCGCCTTCATATCATTAAGAATTCGAGGGCGATAATCGGGGTCGGTCAGACGAGTGGCATAATCTTTGGGGTCCGTTGTTTTTACCCAATCGGGCAAAAAGGCCACTGCGAGCGAGGTCTGATAAGCAAGATAGGGATAAGCATCCAGTAATATATCCATCCCTTTCGCTCGCTCCTTATCGACAATTCCAAGCGTCGTATTAATCTTGCCCCAATTCCGTTTCCCATCAGCCTTATGATGGGAAAGTTGAAGCGGCATATTGCCCTCTTTGGCGATGACGAGGGCTTCCTGGACCGACTCGATGAGCTTATCTCCTTCGCTTCGAAGATGGGTCGTATAAAACCCACCACGCCGTCCTGCCACT contains the following coding sequences:
- a CDS encoding D-aminoacylase, yielding MVDGTGALGRVADVAITGDKIVAVGELSTWNAPKVIDASGLVVSPGFIDMHTHSDLSILQNPDQVSMLFQGVTSQVVSNCGMAMGQIINSPKFEFEQKWLLPFGVQVNWSSAEEHLRLIEEQGTGTNYVPLAGHGTIRKRVLGFEPRPPDQNELEQMKALVEEAFDAGVWGLSTGLEYPPASFARTDEIIELAKVAGRRGGFYTTHLRSEGDKLIESVQEALVIAKEGNMPLQLSHHKADGKRNWGKINTTLGIVDKERAKGMDILLDAYPYLAYQTSLAVAFLPDWVKTTDPKDYATRLTDPDYRPRILNDMKAENTDWSRVVIGNAQHHRYLQGHTIFAAAGMMEQEPEEFVLDLLADEHGFVSAGHFSLSEEDVQTVLKYPHTMIGSDAIGTLPDGPMSAERPHPRSYGTFPRIFANYVKETPLLTLEDAVRKMTSLPAQRLGWTDRGILKPDAYADLVIFNFETFRDISTFEDPHR